A window of the Zeugodacus cucurbitae isolate PBARC_wt_2022May chromosome 2, idZeuCucr1.2, whole genome shotgun sequence genome harbors these coding sequences:
- the LOC105214326 gene encoding homeotic protein empty spiracles: protein MTKMIPPLPTSAVLMPTPKQKIGFSIESIVGNNAAASPTQSAVGVGNHQLSGEQLNVANTTSARSAPSSPPQTPPAASHTSGAAHVPSASVLSALPLTPHSHPHNVHPHLSPAQQHALQQHLLLQHHQQQQQQHQQLSPNNSAPMRQDIQDIIQRLHSSAAAAAAANLSIHSAGPYSPPPSTQTRLTSPENAPTVPHMLHLKRERSPLPPASEQAQHPAQRQQPNQQHPQPPHTPPKSVSPSSSHPSSPPAMMPGSPVSLPTPTQQAPQQPLTPQYPKPPTGLGSGAGPMLMPGMPHAPGLVRPFPVIGPGGIVPPPQQGMPDIKALPPYINAPPPELPPQHNPHLIAAAQFQMAAALQAGHVLGGGLPPHAGPFMTSPGMPRDSYPLYPWLLSRHGRIFPHRFPGNFLLQPFRKPKRIRTAFSPSQLLKLEHAFESNQYVVGAERKALAQSLNLSETQVKVWFQNRRTKHKRMQQEDDKGDGSHSDRSRNPASCDEDDDDELIDMEMDDCPSDEEHDLDASH from the exons atgactAAAATGATTCCGCCGCTGCCCACCTCAGCCGTTCTAATGCCTACGCCAAAGCAAAAGATCGGCTTTAGCATCGAGTCAATTGTGGGCAACAATGCAGCCGCATCGCCGACACAAAGTGCCGTCGGTGTCGGCAACCATCAGCTTTCAGGGGAGCAACTAAATGTTGCGAATACGACAAGTGCCCGTAGTGCACCCAGTTCTCCACCACAGACCCCACCCGCTGCTTCCCACACATCTGGCGCCGCACATGTTCCGAGCGCGTCAGTTTTATCGGCGTTGCCACTGACACCGCACTCCCATCCACACAATGTGCATCCACATTTGTCACCCGCTCAGCAACACGCTCTTCAACAGCATCTATTGCTTCAACAtcaccaacagcagcaacagcaacatcaacaatTATCTCCCAATAACAGTGCACCCATGCGGCAGGACATCCAAGACATTATCCAGCGTCTACATAGCTCAGCCGCCGCTGCTGCCGCTGCCAATTTGAGCATACATTCTGCCGGCCCTTATAGTCCACCGCCATCAACACAAACCCGTCTTACTTCGCCCGAGAATGCACCAACTGTTCCACATATGTTGCACCTCAAACGTGAGCGTTCACCATTACCGCCGGCTAGTGAACAGGCTCAACATCCCGCCCAACGTCAGCAACCTAATCAGCAACACCCTCAGCCACCGCATACACCACCCAAATCCGTCTCACCTTCGTCTTCGCATCCCTCATCTCCACCTGCCATGATGCCCGGAAGTCCTGTCTCGCTGCCTACGCCTACGCAACAAGCACCGCAACAGCCATTAACGCCACAATACCCAAAGCCACCAACCGGACTTGGTTCAGGAGCTGGTCCCATGCTTATGCCTGGAATGCCACACGCTCCCGGTTTAGTGCGCCCATTTCCCGTTATTGGTCCCGGCGGTATTGTACCGCCTCCACAGCAAGGCATGCCCGATATAAAAGCGCTGCCACCTTATATCAATGCACCGCCACCAGAGCTACCGCCTCAACATAATCCACACCTAATCGCCGCCGCACAATTTCAAATGGCGGCCGCCCTGCAGGCTGGTCACGTTTTAGGAGGTGGACTGCCGCCACACGCCGGACCCTTCATGACGAGCCCTGGTATGCCACGCGACAGCTACCCACTGTATCCATGGCTATTGAGTCGACATGGCCGCATATTTCCGCACCGCTTTCCAGGAA atTTCTTGCTTCAGCCTTTCCGCAAACCCAAACGTATACGCACCGCCTTCTCGCCCTCGCAGTTACTAAAGCTCGAGCACGCCTTCGAGAGCAACCAGTACGTCGTTGGCGCTGAACGCAAGGCGCTCGCTCAGTCCCTCAATCTCTCCGAGACTCAAGTGAAAGTGTGGTTCCAGAATCGCCGCACCAAACATAAACGCATGCAACAAGAAGACGACAAAGGCGACGGCTCACATTCCGATCGCAGCCGAAATCCCGCTAGCTGCGACGAGGATGACGATGATGAGCTGATCGACATGGAAATGGATGATTGTCCCAGCGACGAGGAGCACGACCTCGACGCGAGCCATTGA